Proteins from a single region of Macaca fascicularis isolate 582-1 chromosome 17, T2T-MFA8v1.1:
- the HNRNPA1L2 gene encoding LOW QUALITY PROTEIN: heterogeneous nuclear ribonucleoprotein A1-like 2 (The sequence of the model RefSeq protein was modified relative to this genomic sequence to represent the inferred CDS: deleted 2 bases in 1 codon; substituted 1 base at 1 genomic stop codon) codes for MSKSESPKEPEQLRKLFIGGLSFETTDESLRSHFEQWGTLTDCVVMRDPNTKRSRGFGFVTYATVEEVDAAMNARPHKVDGRVVEPKRAVSREDSQRPGAHLTVKKIFVGGIKEDAEEHHLRDYFEQYGKTEVTEIMTDRGSGKKRGFAFVTFDDHDSMDKIVIXKYHTVNGHNCEVRKALSKQEMASASSSQGGRSGSGNFGGGRGGGFGGNDNFGRGRNFCGRGGFGGSHGGGGYGGSGDGYNGFCNDGSNFGGGGSYNDFGNYNNQSSNFGPMKGGNFGGRSSGPYGGGGQYFAKPRNQGGYGGSSSSSSYQWQKILIRKQSLAGEESQRSDREATGYNRFVNSAKHSGGRA; via the exons ATGTCTAAGTCAGAGTCTCCTAAAGAGCCCGAACAGCTGAGGAAGCTCTTCATTGGAGGGTTGAGCTTTGAAACAACCGATGAGAGCCTGAGGAGCCATTTTGAGCAATGGGGAACGCTCACGGACTGTGTGGTAATGAGAGATCCAAACACCAAGCGTTCCAGGGGCtttgggtttgttacatatgccaCTGTGGAGGAGGTGGATGCAGCTATGAATGCAAGGCCACACAAGGTGGACGGAAGAGTTGTGGAACCAAAGAGAGCTGTCTCAAGAGAAGATTCTCAAAGACCAGGTGCCCACTTAACtgtgaaaaagatatttgttgGTGGCATTAAAGAAGACGCTGAAGAACATCACCTAAGAGATTATTTTGAACAGTATGGGAAAACTGAAGTGACTGAAATCATGACTGACCGAGGCAGTGGCAAGAAAAGGGGCTTTGCCTTTGTAACCTTTGACGACCATGACTCCATGGATAAGATTGTCATTTAGAAATACCATACTGTGAATGGCCACAATTGTGAAGTTAGGAAAGCCCTGTCAAAGCAAGAGATGGCTAGTGCTTCATCCAGCCAAGGAGGTCGAAGTGGTTCTGGAAACTTTGGTGGTGGTCGTGGAGGTGGTTTCGGTGGGAATGACAACTTCGGTCGTGGACGAAACTTCTGTGGTCGTGGTGGCTTTGGTGGCAGCCATGGTGGTGGTGGATATGGTGGCAGCGGGGATGGCTATAATGGATTTTGTAATGATGGAAGCAATTTTGGAGGTGGTGGAAGCTACAATGATTTTGGCAATTACAACAATCAGTCTTCAAATTTTGGACCCATGAAGGGAGGAAATTTTGGAGGCAGAAGCTCTGGCCCCTATGGCGGTGGAGGCCAATACTTTGCAAAACCACGAAACCAAGGTGGCTATGGCGGttccagcagcagcagtagctat cagtggcagaagattttaattaGGAAACAAAGCTTAGCAGGAGAGGAGAGCCAGAGAAGTGACAGGGAAGCTACAGGTTACAACAGATTTGTGAactcagccaagcacagtggtggcaGGGCCTAG